The Acidianus manzaensis genome has a window encoding:
- a CDS encoding glycosyltransferase family 2 protein produces the protein MRFSIIITAYNRKKYVLQAIKSVPKEAEIVLVNNFSYTNLDENNNIKVINLDNNIRNIGEFMAKGVENSSGDVICFLDDDDMFTEDKLSIISKYFSNNDIVMTYNSRILIDEKGNIIGEEVLPTKTIKPDLYGTKYLFLNRIFFNSSSMCIRRDLLEDKVVIMPKIIRLMDNFILLSAIESQGYIQILSDKLTYYRVHPSSSRPIYDNYHKFLEDRKKYFEDAIEDNDNMLRIFSREETRYAIECSKKMAFIQKKFFSIERNTTIINCKIFNFKTLMFINILSLISILFPSLPSKIYFRKYRNAH, from the coding sequence TTGAGATTTTCAATTATTATAACTGCTTATAATAGGAAAAAATATGTATTACAAGCTATCAAATCAGTTCCAAAGGAAGCAGAAATTGTTTTAGTAAATAATTTTAGTTATACAAATTTAGATGAAAATAATAATATCAAAGTAATAAATCTAGATAATAATATCAGAAATATAGGAGAATTTATGGCCAAAGGTGTTGAGAATTCTTCAGGTGATGTTATTTGTTTTCTAGATGATGATGATATGTTCACAGAAGATAAACTTTCTATAATATCTAAATATTTTAGTAATAACGATATCGTAATGACATATAATTCTAGGATATTGATAGACGAAAAAGGAAATATAATAGGTGAAGAAGTTCTCCCTACAAAAACTATTAAGCCAGATTTATATGGAACAAAATATCTTTTTTTAAATAGAATTTTTTTCAATAGTAGTTCAATGTGTATAAGAAGAGATCTATTAGAGGATAAAGTAGTAATTATGCCCAAAATAATAAGACTAATGGATAATTTTATTCTTTTATCTGCAATAGAATCGCAAGGGTATATTCAAATTTTATCTGATAAGCTTACATATTATAGAGTACATCCTAGTTCATCAAGGCCTATATATGATAATTATCATAAATTTCTAGAAGATAGGAAAAAGTATTTTGAGGATGCTATAGAAGATAATGATAATATGCTCAGAATTTTTTCTAGAGAAGAAACTAGATATGCAATAGAGTGTAGTAAAAAAATGGCATTTATTCAAAAGAAATTTTTTAGCATAGAAAGGAATACAACTATAATTAATTGTAAAATTTTCAATTTTAAAACACTTATGTTTATAAATATATTGTCACTAATAAGTATTTTATTTCCATCTCTTCCATCAAAAATATACTTTAGGAAATATAGGAATGCACACTAA
- the queC gene encoding 7-cyano-7-deazaguanine synthase QueC, with translation MCSVSGVLILDNNKKDEIERKFIQILKNAEDRGRDSFGIIIINKDGSTRSIKSIGKPSENEEKLHDLFDENTSIAIANNRAEPTTEYVNKKEEKDIQPFEGERYIVTHNGIIANDIEIEKKYGIKRLTKVDSSVIPNFLDKRWDGKAENLPRVLEEVKGSFAFIIGDKKNPNRIILAQNFKPIYMMYEYSLKAIFFTSLDTYFDVKPFDTANVRKINPYSVVEITKDLQYNEYPLLSKNNRKALVIASGGLDSTVVATKLIRDGYDVTLLHFNYHHKAEEKEREAIRKISEYLNVPLMEVNTDLFKIIGGTTLLKNGGEIVKDRKGEEGAEFAHEWVPARNAIFFTVALAIAESKGFDAIASGINLEEAGAYPDNEMEFVRMFSQLSPYATGPNKKVEVLMPIGNLVKHEIVKLGIEIGAPLHLTWSCYEGGEKHCGKCGPCYMRKTAFKINGLKDPVEYEDTS, from the coding sequence ATGTGCAGTGTTAGTGGAGTTCTAATATTAGATAATAACAAAAAAGATGAAATTGAAAGAAAGTTTATACAGATCTTAAAGAATGCAGAAGACAGAGGAAGAGATAGTTTTGGAATAATTATAATTAATAAGGATGGTTCTACTAGATCGATAAAATCGATTGGAAAGCCATCAGAAAATGAAGAAAAACTGCACGATCTTTTTGACGAAAATACTTCAATCGCAATAGCAAACAATAGAGCAGAACCAACTACAGAATATGTAAATAAAAAGGAAGAGAAAGATATACAGCCTTTTGAAGGAGAAAGATATATTGTAACTCATAATGGAATTATAGCAAATGACATAGAAATAGAGAAAAAATACGGAATAAAGAGATTAACAAAAGTAGATTCATCAGTAATTCCAAACTTCCTTGACAAAAGATGGGACGGAAAAGCAGAAAATTTGCCTAGAGTTCTAGAAGAAGTAAAAGGAAGTTTTGCTTTTATTATAGGAGATAAGAAAAATCCTAATAGAATAATTTTAGCCCAGAATTTTAAACCAATTTACATGATGTATGAGTATTCACTAAAAGCAATATTCTTTACATCCTTAGATACATATTTTGACGTAAAACCATTCGATACTGCTAATGTAAGGAAAATCAACCCATATTCAGTAGTAGAAATAACGAAAGATCTGCAATATAATGAATATCCTTTACTATCCAAAAATAACAGGAAAGCATTAGTTATTGCAAGTGGAGGATTAGATTCTACAGTTGTAGCAACTAAACTAATTAGAGATGGTTATGACGTAACATTACTCCATTTCAATTATCATCATAAAGCAGAAGAGAAAGAAAGAGAAGCCATTAGAAAAATCTCAGAATATCTAAACGTTCCATTAATGGAAGTTAATACGGATTTATTTAAGATCATAGGCGGAACTACATTACTAAAAAATGGAGGAGAAATAGTAAAAGATAGGAAAGGAGAAGAAGGCGCAGAATTTGCTCATGAATGGGTGCCAGCTAGAAACGCTATATTTTTTACAGTAGCATTAGCTATAGCAGAGAGTAAAGGATTTGATGCGATAGCTTCTGGAATAAATTTAGAAGAAGCAGGAGCATATCCAGACAATGAAATGGAATTTGTCAGAATGTTTTCTCAGTTATCTCCATATGCTACTGGTCCAAATAAGAAGGTCGAAGTTTTAATGCCTATTGGAAATCTTGTTAAGCATGAAATAGTAAAATTAGGTATAGAAATAGGAGCACCACTTCATTTAACCTGGAGCTGTTACGAAGGAGGAGAAAAACATTGCGGAAAATGCGGTCCATGCTATATGAGAAAAACTGCATTTAAGATAAACGGTCTCAAAGATCCAGTAGAGTATGAAGACACTAGTTAA
- a CDS encoding DEAD/DEAH box helicase, translating to MEVLEKLEEGLKLFSAEIVHVRTESELEPEMGDYVKDLNIHNKLKEALLGIGISRLYKYQEESLKVIENGKNVLIISGTGTGKTEAFLIPILDLTLKNHDKSTIIYPTKALARDQLERVERLTKNLPISVGILDGDTPKTERDRLYANPPDILITNPDMIHVGLPLSPNIRKLIRSSDHFVFDEIHVYEGVLGSHIRMISDRLKEFSNDIHVIASSATIGATPFMFNELFDEPGDIIEGTKRRKGMGIHILVNSKGVSRWTLAAYTAALLIKMGMKVLVFTDSQQMAEVTAKIGDRFGVNLAVHRAGLLPSERIKIEEDLKKGRTMGVVATPTLELGIDIGDLDAVIMAENPPSFPKYLQRAGRAGRKNNIGYIITILGEDPIDSYFVRKPEEFFSRKLNPLPFDTSNLEVIKIHAASYLLEKKMIKIDHLPPLWIKALKILENEGKLSIVNGVAYATRETKRYVASTSLRSTGPIIRIYDKDKKKIGERELPIALYDLYPNAVYLVSKRTYIVDEIDLNTFTAKVEKVDKELPYYTKPLYDVELLDFKEYENRNVYGLPVKYGEVEVKVSVHGFVIHDFYSKKEDKGKDYEYKIPLTYSYKTKGLIIKHPILQDFSLIDGMEAYHATEHVLISAGRVTAGASLTDLSGISYPSGHVVIYDSIVGGSGVSKLLYDRLEDAYEVALDIVGKCDCEDGCPKCVYSPYCGNNNRMLSRRKSFRLISEVIKGENKIDDTKVWGDSVS from the coding sequence ATGGAAGTTCTAGAGAAACTTGAGGAAGGATTAAAATTATTCTCTGCTGAGATCGTTCATGTTCGTACTGAATCTGAACTTGAACCAGAAATGGGAGACTATGTGAAAGATCTGAATATTCATAATAAATTAAAAGAAGCTTTATTAGGAATTGGTATTTCTAGGTTATATAAATATCAAGAAGAATCTTTAAAAGTAATAGAAAATGGAAAAAATGTTCTCATCATTTCAGGCACAGGAACAGGTAAAACTGAAGCGTTTCTAATTCCGATTCTAGATTTAACACTTAAAAATCATGATAAAAGTACAATAATTTATCCGACTAAAGCTCTAGCTAGAGATCAACTAGAAAGAGTAGAGAGACTAACAAAAAACTTACCCATAAGCGTAGGAATATTAGATGGAGATACTCCTAAAACGGAAAGAGATAGACTATACGCTAATCCTCCAGATATTCTAATAACTAATCCTGATATGATACATGTAGGTTTGCCTTTAAGTCCTAATATCAGAAAACTAATTAGATCTTCTGATCACTTTGTTTTCGATGAAATTCATGTCTACGAGGGAGTATTAGGTTCGCACATAAGAATGATAAGTGATAGGCTTAAGGAATTTTCTAACGATATTCATGTTATAGCTTCTAGTGCTACCATTGGAGCTACCCCTTTTATGTTTAATGAATTATTTGATGAGCCAGGAGATATAATTGAAGGTACAAAAAGAAGGAAAGGAATGGGAATTCATATCTTAGTAAATTCAAAAGGCGTTAGTAGATGGACTCTTGCAGCATATACTGCAGCTCTTTTAATAAAAATGGGAATGAAAGTATTAGTTTTTACTGATTCCCAACAGATGGCTGAAGTTACTGCAAAGATAGGGGATAGGTTTGGCGTCAATTTAGCAGTACATAGAGCCGGATTATTACCTTCTGAAAGGATTAAAATTGAAGAAGATTTAAAGAAAGGCAGAACAATGGGTGTAGTAGCTACTCCTACATTGGAGTTAGGAATCGATATTGGAGACCTTGATGCTGTTATAATGGCGGAAAATCCTCCAAGTTTTCCAAAGTATCTACAAAGAGCTGGAAGAGCGGGAAGGAAAAATAATATAGGTTATATTATAACTATTCTTGGAGAAGATCCTATTGATTCGTATTTTGTTAGAAAGCCTGAAGAGTTTTTCTCTCGTAAACTAAATCCGTTACCTTTTGATACTAGTAATTTGGAGGTAATTAAAATTCATGCTGCTTCCTATTTGCTAGAGAAAAAAATGATCAAAATAGACCATTTACCTCCATTATGGATAAAAGCTCTAAAAATTCTAGAAAATGAAGGAAAATTGAGTATAGTCAATGGTGTTGCTTATGCTACAAGAGAGACTAAAAGATATGTAGCTAGCACCTCATTAAGAAGTACTGGACCAATTATAAGAATTTACGATAAGGATAAAAAGAAAATAGGAGAAAGAGAATTACCAATAGCATTATATGACCTTTATCCAAATGCAGTTTATCTAGTTTCAAAAAGAACTTATATAGTTGATGAAATAGATCTCAATACTTTTACTGCTAAAGTTGAAAAAGTAGATAAAGAATTACCATATTATACTAAGCCACTTTATGATGTGGAATTATTAGATTTCAAAGAATATGAAAATAGAAATGTATATGGATTACCAGTAAAATATGGAGAAGTGGAAGTTAAAGTTTCAGTTCACGGATTTGTAATCCATGATTTTTATTCTAAAAAAGAAGATAAAGGAAAAGATTATGAATATAAAATACCGTTAACGTATTCTTATAAGACTAAAGGATTAATAATAAAGCATCCAATTCTTCAAGATTTTTCATTAATTGATGGAATGGAAGCGTATCACGCTACTGAGCATGTACTTATTTCTGCAGGAAGAGTTACAGCAGGAGCTTCGCTAACTGATTTATCAGGCATAAGCTATCCTAGTGGACATGTTGTGATTTATGATTCTATTGTAGGTGGAAGCGGAGTTTCAAAACTCCTTTATGATAGACTAGAAGATGCTTACGAAGTAGCACTAGACATAGTAGGTAAATGCGATTGTGAAGATGGATGTCCAAAATGCGTTTATAGTCCATATTGTGGTAATAATAATAGAATGTTATCAAGAAGAAAATCCTTTAGATTAATATCTGAAGTAATAAAAGGAGAGAACAAAATTGACGATACTAAAGTATGGGGAGATAGTGTTAGCTAG
- a CDS encoding 4Fe-4S dicluster domain-containing protein, which produces MGLLEDFFSTLTNYNVKKVITVKSEDDVKNNFVNSAPIYDFFRASKVQGETILDFTSLKGVDDLGNSIRVLAGTSWKDVIKYNPEIYLPFDFSVGGSIYFNESGFGFNEFGDFSSRVEVDAYLNGEKYTGKYKGGIIYSVYIKKENKPFKIMKISGDSKFVISRTKSLLSNSPLPFRDISIVKNEDKTSLVVSYPEIREILVKRYLQGFSTGDQIFFTAKKYKYIYIGKTKLDSLNSDELEKANYAYISLRNNDAFYVILSDIELRVESVFPHLNFNGCIACGNCVEVCPHSSQNNSLMFSPIGFYVLSNKSEENIVANCHMCELCEEVCVADLNIVNALKNKAKLKSVSPSLNINIPQSKSIVITAISESFIKEIFELIKFLSLKGLKLGIITIDEPLDKLIKGDIDKEKMKKILEGVDEIITLTPEESYYLQILKSVKIIEITFAYYLLNNILNESIKNMKIHYPCFYSGSKYSGCSYELLNIINGEGYGNVLPKADISLCPLASKKLGIKSYVDLLGVNIDTTISDKIYSEVLKNLDSLNQIIDDLSWYKEVNPNVFDEVIVRAIMSALEDKEYFDLLFFYMNLNKYSFNEEIKNKVTNIVQGLLFGSGNEDKM; this is translated from the coding sequence ATGGGATTACTGGAAGACTTCTTTTCTACTTTAACTAATTATAATGTTAAGAAAGTTATTACAGTAAAATCTGAGGATGACGTAAAAAATAACTTTGTAAATAGTGCTCCAATTTACGATTTCTTTAGAGCAAGTAAAGTCCAAGGTGAAACAATTCTAGATTTTACTTCTCTTAAAGGAGTTGATGACTTAGGTAATTCAATTAGAGTATTAGCTGGCACTAGTTGGAAAGATGTAATTAAGTATAATCCAGAAATTTATTTACCATTTGATTTTTCAGTAGGAGGAAGTATATATTTTAACGAAAGTGGTTTTGGTTTTAATGAATTTGGTGATTTTTCATCAAGAGTAGAAGTTGATGCTTATCTCAATGGAGAGAAATATACTGGAAAATATAAGGGAGGAATAATATATTCAGTATATATAAAGAAAGAAAATAAACCTTTCAAAATTATGAAAATTTCAGGAGACTCAAAGTTCGTAATATCTAGAACTAAGAGTTTGCTAAGTAATTCCCCGTTGCCTTTTAGAGATATATCTATTGTAAAAAATGAAGATAAAACTTCGTTAGTTGTATCATATCCAGAAATAAGAGAAATCCTAGTAAAACGTTACTTACAAGGATTTAGCACAGGAGATCAAATCTTTTTTACAGCAAAAAAGTATAAATATATATACATTGGAAAAACTAAATTAGATTCACTAAACTCAGACGAATTAGAAAAAGCTAATTATGCATACATATCGCTAAGAAATAATGATGCGTTCTACGTTATTCTTAGCGATATTGAATTAAGAGTTGAAAGCGTTTTTCCTCATCTTAATTTTAACGGATGCATAGCATGTGGTAATTGCGTTGAAGTCTGCCCTCATTCAAGTCAAAACAATTCATTAATGTTTTCTCCTATTGGTTTTTATGTATTATCAAATAAAAGCGAAGAAAATATAGTTGCTAACTGTCATATGTGCGAATTATGTGAAGAAGTATGCGTAGCAGATTTAAATATAGTAAATGCTTTAAAAAACAAAGCTAAATTAAAGTCTGTTTCGCCTAGTCTAAATATTAACATTCCTCAAAGTAAATCGATAGTAATAACTGCTATTTCAGAATCTTTTATAAAAGAAATATTCGAGCTAATTAAGTTTTTATCTCTTAAAGGACTAAAGCTTGGAATAATAACTATAGATGAACCATTAGATAAATTAATTAAAGGAGATATAGATAAGGAAAAAATGAAAAAAATACTGGAAGGAGTAGATGAAATTATAACACTTACGCCTGAAGAATCTTATTATCTTCAGATTTTAAAGTCAGTTAAAATTATTGAGATTACTTTTGCATATTACCTTTTAAACAATATTTTAAACGAATCAATAAAAAATATGAAAATACATTATCCTTGTTTTTACTCTGGAAGTAAATATTCTGGTTGTAGTTATGAGCTCCTTAATATTATAAATGGTGAAGGATATGGAAATGTATTACCTAAGGCTGATATTAGCCTTTGCCCACTAGCTAGTAAAAAATTAGGAATTAAAAGTTATGTAGATTTACTAGGAGTTAATATTGATACTACAATATCAGACAAAATATATAGTGAAGTATTAAAGAATCTAGATTCTCTCAATCAGATTATTGATGATCTATCATGGTATAAGGAAGTTAACCCAAATGTTTTTGACGAGGTTATAGTTAGGGCTATAATGTCTGCTTTAGAGGATAAGGAGTATTTCGATTTATTATTCTTTTATATGAACCTAAACAAGTACAGCTTTAATGAAGAAATAAAAAATAAGGTTACAAATATAGTTCAAGGACTATTATTTGGATCTGGCAATGAAGACAAGATGTGA
- a CDS encoding MogA/MoaB family molybdenum cofactor biosynthesis protein: MSGHKAHRELAPKVLNFYVITISTSRYEKLIKKEPVVDESGDLIKEKIISSGHKLIGYDLVSDNKIKILKAFISAIDNPEVDVIVSSGGTGYSKSDMTVEVIRGILDREVEGFGQVFRYLSYQEEAVKSAAYLSKATAGIVNDKVIYILPGSPDAVKLALEKLILPEVSHLVFIARSK; this comes from the coding sequence ATGAGTGGGCATAAAGCGCATAGAGAACTTGCTCCAAAAGTACTAAATTTTTATGTGATAACGATAAGTACGTCCAGATATGAGAAACTTATAAAAAAAGAGCCAGTAGTTGATGAATCTGGGGATTTAATAAAAGAAAAAATAATTTCTTCTGGTCATAAGTTAATAGGGTACGATTTAGTTTCTGATAATAAAATAAAAATTCTTAAAGCTTTTATCTCAGCTATAGATAATCCAGAAGTCGATGTTATAGTTTCATCTGGAGGTACGGGATATTCGAAATCAGATATGACAGTTGAAGTAATAAGAGGAATTTTAGATAGAGAAGTAGAAGGATTTGGTCAAGTATTTCGTTATTTAAGCTATCAAGAAGAAGCCGTTAAGTCCGCTGCTTATCTTAGTAAAGCTACAGCCGGAATTGTAAATGATAAAGTAATTTATATATTACCTGGATCTCCAGATGCTGTAAAATTAGCATTAGAAAAATTAATACTTCCAGAGGTTTCACATCTTGTCTTCATTGCCAGATCCAAATAA
- a CDS encoding FAD-dependent oxidoreductase has protein sequence MKIAIIGSGIAGSSLYHLFKKSNDEVIVIDPRKRRIFPSLIHSLLLVDDDVLLAKKSLEFYREFNIPLKEYPSFTIGKIDKRLLDEWTEAGARIEEKYINWLNTEGIYAENGDRLVYINTMINNVPIIKMPAKITEKENKAIVTVNGKEISADLFILSAGPWNNELFNVKTKSYYCWASLSITEHAKLDKMFIYDYELNFYSRPFLGLGINTAIIGDGAIIEAKPGTKLKVDPYEVLNRAKKRLGNVTPIYTSGEFCEGTPDMRPMYGRILDNLYFVGGFNGYGAEVGPGVAKLLYEFIKSGKENRKYMLDRFKNVKDFSLGKEPHEL, from the coding sequence TTGAAGATCGCAATAATAGGTTCTGGAATAGCTGGAAGTTCACTATATCATTTATTTAAAAAAAGTAACGATGAGGTAATAGTAATAGATCCTAGAAAAAGAAGAATTTTCCCAAGCCTTATACACTCATTATTACTAGTTGATGACGATGTATTATTAGCTAAAAAAAGTTTAGAATTTTATAGAGAATTTAATATTCCTTTAAAAGAGTATCCATCATTTACAATTGGAAAGATTGATAAAAGATTATTAGACGAGTGGACAGAAGCTGGAGCAAGAATTGAAGAGAAATATATTAATTGGCTTAATACAGAAGGAATATATGCTGAAAATGGGGATAGATTAGTATACATTAATACAATGATAAATAATGTACCAATAATAAAAATGCCTGCTAAAATAACTGAAAAAGAAAATAAAGCAATAGTAACTGTAAATGGCAAAGAAATATCAGCTGACCTATTTATTTTATCGGCTGGACCATGGAATAATGAGTTATTTAACGTAAAAACAAAGAGTTATTATTGTTGGGCATCGTTAAGTATTACTGAACATGCAAAACTAGATAAAATGTTCATATACGATTATGAATTGAATTTCTATTCTAGACCATTTTTAGGATTAGGAATTAACACAGCAATTATTGGAGATGGAGCTATAATTGAAGCTAAACCAGGCACTAAGTTGAAAGTTGATCCCTACGAAGTTCTTAATAGAGCTAAAAAGAGATTAGGAAATGTCACTCCAATATATACTTCAGGCGAGTTCTGTGAAGGAACTCCAGATATGAGGCCTATGTATGGTAGAATTCTAGATAACTTATATTTCGTAGGTGGATTTAATGGTTATGGAGCCGAGGTTGGACCCGGTGTTGCTAAACTTTTATATGAATTTATAAAAAGTGGAAAAGAAAATAGGAAATATATGCTAGATAGATTCAAAAATGTTAAAGACTTCAGTCTTGGAAAAGAGCCTCATGAATTATGA
- a CDS encoding phosphatidate cytidylyltransferase — protein MLLTINDILWGVILTLWVMFVTLYLSKIIAKKTTVYVARKSIHMLGGGVVAVISPYLFSSPLLPIILSYILSGYLIFHRKEGKMLNWFQDTENQGEVYFTFSFGTILLLSWLIMPNFWDPGIKYLYIALLPLFYMAFGDGVTGIIRNYVYKKRIKGLWGSLGMLVVCTVLGYFLLSIYGLISGILATIVERIGKIDDNILVPFVPFVFLLVTVKFF, from the coding sequence GTGCTATTAACTATCAATGACATATTATGGGGTGTAATACTTACTCTTTGGGTAATGTTTGTTACTTTATATTTATCTAAGATAATAGCAAAAAAGACAACTGTATATGTTGCTAGAAAATCTATCCATATGCTAGGAGGCGGTGTAGTAGCAGTTATTTCTCCTTATCTGTTTTCTTCTCCTCTTTTACCGATAATATTATCATATATTTTATCAGGTTACTTGATTTTTCATAGAAAAGAAGGTAAGATGCTTAATTGGTTTCAAGACACAGAAAACCAAGGGGAAGTGTATTTTACTTTTTCGTTTGGAACTATATTACTTCTTAGTTGGTTAATTATGCCCAACTTTTGGGACCCTGGCATAAAATATTTGTATATAGCGTTATTGCCATTATTTTATATGGCATTTGGAGATGGAGTTACGGGTATTATAAGGAATTATGTGTATAAAAAAAGGATAAAGGGATTATGGGGCTCTCTAGGAATGTTAGTTGTATGTACAGTTTTAGGCTATTTCCTATTGTCTATTTATGGACTAATATCCGGAATTTTAGCAACTATTGTAGAAAGAATAGGCAAGATAGATGATAATATTCTAGTTCCATTTGTTCCATTTGTTTTCCTATTAGTCACTGTAAAATTTTTCTAA
- the purT gene encoding formate-dependent phosphoribosylglycinamide formyltransferase — translation MEIGTPLLGDAKKILLLGSGELGKEMAIEAQRMGLEVIAVDRYDMAPAMHVASRKYVVDMMDGPAISSIIKRENPDAVIAEIEAINTDALVDLEDSGYRIIPNANAVKTCMNRIELRRLAAEKVKVPTSNYAFAESAEEVKEACKDIGYPCLIKPEMSSSGHGHVLINNENEVENAYKESISHARGKGKRVIVEEYLKIDTELTILTYRYSTGNGITTSTFQPVEHQRPSYYYVESWQPSSLPDDVISKAKEYAIRVVEELGGLGIFGVEIIKSGNRILFSEVSPRPHDTGMVTMASQDISEFQVHIRSAIGLPTPEVKLVSPAASHVILAEREMWNPKYINIDKALQIPGVQIRLFGKPYAYEKRRMGVVLATGNTIEEAKEKVRKASSLILISQ, via the coding sequence ATGGAAATAGGAACACCATTATTGGGAGACGCAAAAAAAATTCTACTTTTAGGAAGTGGGGAGCTAGGAAAAGAAATGGCAATAGAAGCTCAAAGAATGGGATTAGAAGTAATAGCTGTAGATAGATATGATATGGCTCCTGCTATGCATGTAGCAAGCAGAAAATACGTAGTAGATATGATGGACGGACCAGCAATATCATCAATAATAAAAAGAGAAAATCCTGATGCAGTAATAGCAGAAATAGAAGCTATAAACACTGATGCCTTAGTTGACTTAGAAGATAGCGGATATAGAATAATTCCCAATGCTAATGCAGTAAAAACTTGCATGAACAGAATAGAACTAAGAAGGCTAGCTGCAGAAAAAGTAAAAGTCCCCACAAGCAATTACGCTTTCGCTGAAAGTGCTGAAGAAGTAAAAGAAGCATGCAAAGACATAGGCTATCCATGTCTGATAAAGCCAGAAATGAGTTCTAGCGGCCATGGCCATGTTCTCATTAATAACGAAAATGAAGTAGAAAATGCATATAAAGAATCTATATCTCACGCTAGAGGAAAAGGAAAAAGGGTTATTGTAGAGGAATACCTAAAAATAGATACTGAACTAACTATTCTAACTTACAGATATAGTACTGGAAATGGAATTACTACTTCTACATTTCAACCGGTAGAGCATCAGAGACCAAGTTATTACTATGTAGAGTCTTGGCAACCGTCCTCATTGCCAGACGATGTAATAAGTAAAGCAAAGGAATATGCTATTAGAGTAGTAGAAGAATTAGGAGGATTAGGAATTTTTGGAGTAGAAATAATAAAATCAGGTAACAGAATATTATTTAGTGAAGTGTCTCCAAGACCTCATGACACTGGAATGGTAACTATGGCTAGCCAAGATATAAGTGAGTTCCAGGTTCACATAAGAAGTGCTATAGGTTTACCAACGCCAGAAGTTAAATTAGTAAGTCCTGCTGCATCTCATGTGATTTTAGCTGAAAGAGAAATGTGGAATCCAAAATATATTAATATTGATAAGGCGTTACAGATTCCAGGAGTTCAAATAAGACTTTTTGGAAAGCCATATGCATATGAGAAGAGAAGGATGGGAGTAGTATTAGCCACTGGAAATACAATAGAAGAGGCAAAGGAGAAAGTAAGAAAAGCATCCTCTCTAATTTTAATATCTCAATAA
- a CDS encoding acetoin utilization protein AcuC: MAKKSVFIWHDNYLDYSFPADHPFKSLRESMAKKLMEERGFFHYIDIVTPKPIEDEELEKIHDKKYIKFVKEMSQKGTGYLDDGDTPAFKGIYEAAKIRVGGSVKALEMIESGYDVAINIGGGFHHAKRSSAEGFCVFNDVALIAKLAEKKYKIAIVDIDGHHADGTQEILYDDNRVLKISLHMYHKNFFPGTGNYDEIGEGNGKGLTLNVPLPPGTADDAYIYAFKETAVKKLLKFKPELTIIVDGGDSHFGDPLVELKLSTKGYYNVIQEILNAIQNSKIILLGGGGYNYDSTARIWTISTAEISGIYSSDIDILHDCCYTSSTNFVMNKVRDVVEKIKQIHNLN, encoded by the coding sequence TTGGCTAAGAAATCCGTATTTATCTGGCATGACAATTACTTGGATTACTCATTTCCTGCCGATCATCCTTTTAAATCTTTAAGAGAAAGCATGGCTAAAAAGTTAATGGAAGAAAGAGGATTTTTCCATTATATAGACATAGTAACTCCTAAACCTATAGAAGATGAAGAATTAGAAAAAATTCATGATAAAAAATATATAAAATTTGTAAAAGAAATGAGCCAAAAAGGTACTGGATATCTAGACGATGGCGATACTCCTGCATTTAAGGGAATTTATGAAGCTGCAAAAATTAGAGTAGGAGGAAGTGTTAAAGCGCTAGAAATGATAGAATCTGGGTACGATGTTGCTATAAATATAGGTGGGGGATTTCATCATGCGAAAAGATCATCAGCTGAAGGTTTTTGCGTTTTTAATGATGTAGCACTTATAGCAAAGTTAGCAGAAAAGAAATACAAAATAGCAATAGTAGATATAGATGGTCATCACGCAGACGGTACTCAAGAGATATTATATGACGATAATAGAGTATTGAAGATTTCACTACATATGTACCATAAAAATTTCTTCCCAGGTACAGGTAATTATGATGAAATAGGAGAAGGTAATGGCAAGGGACTAACACTTAATGTTCCATTACCTCCAGGTACTGCTGATGACGCATATATCTATGCTTTTAAAGAAACTGCAGTGAAAAAATTATTAAAGTTTAAACCAGAACTAACTATTATTGTAGACGGAGGAGATTCACATTTCGGAGATCCACTAGTAGAATTAAAACTAAGTACAAAAGGATACTATAATGTAATTCAAGAAATTCTAAATGCTATACAAAATTCTAAAATAATACTACTGGGAGGCGGTGGATATAATTATGATTCTACAGCACGAATTTGGACGATTTCCACAGCAGAAATTTCTGGAATTTACTCTTCTGATATTGATATACTTCACGATTGTTGCTACACATCATCAACAAATTTTGTAATGAATAAAGTAAGAGATGTAGTAGAAAAAATAAAACAAATCCATAATTTGAATTAA